Proteins from a single region of Terriglobus sp. TAA 43:
- a CDS encoding neutral/alkaline non-lysosomal ceramidase N-terminal domain-containing protein, with product MRSKRLVGCMLAVVLLSASAETIKQGTFRAGAAKVDITLQQSDLPKNYRGVLDPVYARAVVVSNGASSVALITLDAGGVPNPVWEHVSQRVEKELGIPATNVLITATHSHSVPSPYRRGANGMEETPAARTYEDKIFQAAKAAKAALQPARISYGTGVSFLNVQRDQIDPVTHGWWEGANYLGLSDKTVAVVKFEALDGKPIAVYYNYAMHAVITGVLDMVSADIPGATSRYIEKHYGDKMIALWSEGAAGDQNPIFFQQTYDLRQIRIDDYAKRGQDIKNSLPPGGEGLDRSNPEVKQLMEEQKSMILSMGQLLGEEVLHVVRTSGQGQSEGRLFGAVKQITCPGRQRTDQGRAGSAGTYQDGPPVKLQLGLLMIDDVAIGAVNGEVYNEISQRLKSESPYKKTMMATLTNGMANSGYIPDDASFGHNTFEVLSSRLKPGCAETSIVDGIISLMPRIQY from the coding sequence ATGCGCTCCAAGAGGTTGGTGGGTTGCATGCTCGCCGTGGTCTTACTTTCTGCTTCCGCGGAGACGATCAAACAGGGGACATTCCGGGCTGGTGCGGCCAAGGTGGACATAACGCTCCAGCAATCGGACTTGCCTAAGAACTACCGGGGTGTGCTCGATCCCGTTTACGCGCGCGCCGTGGTCGTGAGCAATGGTGCATCAAGCGTGGCGCTGATCACGTTGGATGCGGGAGGTGTCCCGAATCCGGTGTGGGAACATGTCTCACAACGAGTCGAGAAGGAACTAGGCATTCCTGCGACAAACGTTTTGATCACCGCAACCCATTCCCACAGCGTTCCTTCTCCCTACCGCAGGGGAGCGAACGGAATGGAAGAGACGCCCGCTGCCCGCACCTATGAAGACAAAATCTTTCAGGCTGCAAAGGCGGCAAAGGCCGCACTCCAGCCCGCCCGGATCAGCTACGGAACGGGAGTATCTTTCCTCAATGTGCAGCGCGACCAGATTGACCCTGTGACGCATGGCTGGTGGGAGGGTGCTAACTACCTCGGACTGTCCGACAAAACGGTTGCCGTAGTGAAATTTGAGGCATTGGACGGGAAGCCTATTGCGGTCTATTACAACTACGCGATGCACGCCGTGATTACCGGTGTGCTCGATATGGTAAGCGCCGACATCCCCGGTGCAACCTCTCGCTACATTGAAAAGCACTATGGAGATAAGATGATCGCCCTATGGTCGGAGGGGGCTGCGGGCGACCAGAATCCCATCTTCTTCCAACAGACTTACGATCTTCGACAGATTCGCATTGATGACTACGCCAAACGAGGGCAGGACATTAAGAACTCGTTGCCTCCTGGTGGTGAGGGACTCGATCGCTCGAATCCAGAGGTGAAACAGCTCATGGAGGAACAAAAGAGCATGATTCTTTCCATGGGGCAGCTTCTTGGGGAAGAGGTGCTGCATGTTGTGAGAACGTCGGGGCAAGGGCAGAGTGAAGGGCGCCTCTTTGGCGCAGTGAAACAGATAACATGCCCGGGCCGGCAGCGAACCGACCAGGGAAGAGCAGGATCCGCAGGAACATATCAGGACGGGCCGCCCGTGAAACTTCAACTCGGCCTTCTGATGATCGATGACGTCGCAATTGGTGCGGTAAATGGCGAGGTCTACAACGAGATTTCGCAACGCCTTAAGAGCGAGTCTCCGTACAAGAAGACGATGATGGCAACTCTTACCAACGGTATGGCGAACTCCGGATACATTCCTGACGATGCATCGTTTGGTCACAATACATTCGAAGTTCTCTCTTCAAGACTGAAGCCAGGCTGCGCTGAAACCTCGATTGTGGATGGCATCATCAGCTTGATGCCACGCATACAGTACTGA
- a CDS encoding SGNH/GDSL hydrolase family protein: MRSVLLALLATALVTQHAPAQASTSSTPGNSANTTPVPQQLTAEEREARIQARREQMLKDWPNLSRYRDADALVKQPVVAVFMGDSITELWSAKPETFFPGKPYLNRGIGGQTTPQMLLRFFQDVVQLKPNVVVINGGTNDIAGNTGPSSIEMIEHNLEAMAEIAEAHGIRVVLTSVTPAFDYPWRKGLEPAHKVVALNAWIKAFCAERRYIYADYFTPMADEKQGMKEGLSVDGIHPTAEGYKIMAPIAESAITQALQGSTTQSSKILTPHE; this comes from the coding sequence ATGAGGTCCGTATTACTCGCTCTATTGGCAACTGCGCTCGTAACGCAACATGCTCCAGCGCAAGCCTCTACTTCTTCCACCCCAGGCAATTCCGCCAATACAACTCCTGTTCCGCAACAGCTCACCGCAGAGGAGCGTGAAGCGCGCATCCAGGCACGTCGAGAACAGATGTTGAAAGACTGGCCTAATCTTTCCCGATACCGCGATGCAGATGCGCTTGTGAAGCAACCCGTGGTCGCCGTGTTTATGGGGGATTCCATTACAGAATTGTGGTCCGCGAAACCGGAGACCTTCTTCCCGGGGAAGCCATACTTGAACCGCGGCATCGGTGGGCAGACGACTCCCCAGATGTTGCTTCGTTTCTTCCAGGACGTGGTGCAGCTAAAGCCCAACGTGGTAGTGATCAACGGTGGAACGAACGATATTGCTGGAAATACCGGACCATCGTCCATCGAGATGATTGAACACAACTTAGAAGCGATGGCGGAGATCGCAGAGGCGCATGGGATACGTGTCGTCCTAACGTCCGTCACCCCGGCATTTGATTATCCATGGCGAAAAGGCCTGGAGCCCGCGCACAAGGTGGTTGCATTGAATGCCTGGATCAAAGCCTTCTGCGCCGAGAGACGGTACATCTACGCCGACTACTTCACCCCGATGGCGGATGAAAAGCAAGGGATGAAAGAAGGTCTGAGTGTGGATGGCATTCATCCGACGGCCGAGGGATACAAGATCATGGCCCCTATTGCAGAAAGCGCGATAACGCAGGCACTGCAGGGTTCAACCACTCAATCAAGCAAGATACTTACGCCCCATGAATAA
- a CDS encoding esterase, whose amino-acid sequence MNKTRIVRISLFFAASALLGMTQMDAQLTDSQGGRTAVATARGSRAASNYPNNALVSPEVHDDRTVTFRFRAPLAKSVSLIGEITRGQGPQPLSKDDTGIWSLTTVPLDPEIWIYNFRVDGVDVLDPSNPSVKPVPPGQLISNFVEVPGASPAIYDSQAVPHGQVRMMLYESKAMGFTRALWVYTPPGYDTSKQKYPALYLLHGNGEDIAGWVRNGRANIILDNLLATGKIHPMLVVMPQGHALQAPGVEPLQRVTGENSMFSPLFPSDLLDQVIPLVEHEFRVRTSPDARAIAGLSMGGGQALSIGLSHPELFRYVLGYSAAIGPNFLDLQNVESQVENNPTLTNQRFKLIWISIGRQDFLFGPNHTLHETLAAHDVHHQYVETEGAHVWSVWRKNLAQSLPLLFR is encoded by the coding sequence ATGAATAAGACACGCATCGTCCGCATCTCCTTGTTCTTCGCGGCATCCGCACTCCTCGGCATGACGCAGATGGATGCACAGTTGACGGATTCACAAGGGGGGAGAACAGCTGTTGCGACCGCGCGAGGCAGTCGCGCTGCGTCCAACTATCCCAACAATGCCCTCGTCTCCCCAGAGGTACATGACGATCGGACTGTGACCTTTCGATTCCGCGCACCGCTGGCGAAAAGCGTGTCCTTGATTGGAGAGATCACGCGTGGCCAAGGACCCCAACCACTGAGCAAGGACGACACTGGCATATGGTCTCTTACGACGGTGCCACTGGATCCGGAAATATGGATCTACAATTTCCGCGTGGATGGTGTCGACGTCCTCGATCCGTCCAATCCATCTGTAAAACCGGTGCCTCCCGGTCAGCTCATCTCCAATTTCGTTGAAGTGCCGGGAGCATCCCCGGCGATCTACGATTCACAAGCTGTCCCCCACGGACAAGTGCGCATGATGCTGTACGAGTCCAAGGCGATGGGATTCACCCGCGCACTATGGGTGTACACGCCACCGGGATACGACACGAGCAAACAAAAATACCCCGCTCTCTATCTGCTGCACGGCAACGGTGAGGATATTGCGGGATGGGTGCGTAACGGTCGCGCCAACATCATCCTGGACAATCTGTTGGCGACAGGCAAAATTCACCCCATGCTCGTCGTCATGCCACAGGGACACGCTCTCCAGGCGCCCGGCGTCGAACCTCTTCAGCGCGTCACCGGAGAGAACAGCATGTTTTCCCCCCTCTTTCCAAGCGACCTTCTGGACCAAGTCATCCCCCTGGTCGAACATGAATTTCGAGTGCGCACATCTCCTGACGCGCGTGCCATTGCTGGTTTGTCCATGGGCGGCGGCCAGGCGCTCTCCATCGGACTGTCTCACCCGGAACTGTTCCGATATGTTCTTGGTTATAGCGCTGCCATTGGCCCAAACTTTCTGGATCTTCAAAATGTCGAGAGCCAGGTCGAAAATAATCCCACACTCACCAACCAACGCTTCAAGCTGATCTGGATCTCCATCGGCCGACAAGATTTCCTGTTTGGTCCCAATCACACGCTCCACGAAACACTCGCCGCACACGACGTCCACCACCAATACGTGGAGACGGAAGGTGCTCACGTGTGGAGCGTTTGGAGAAAGAATCTCGCACAATCACTTCCCTTGCTCTTTCGATAG
- a CDS encoding glycoside hydrolase family 32 protein gives MNRRQFLQATSAVLAHQGLAHAAIHAVDVNETSLARDPRRPQFHLLPAKNWMNDPNGPIYFNGRYHMFFQYNPQAAVWGNMSWNHAASPDMIHWEHLPVALVPTSDGPDSAGCFSGSTITVPHGGGQRVYALYTGVVHDKQNETIRNEGLRESQCLAWSDDPMLRTWQKQAEPILPRPPQGLHITGFRDPCLLEQDGSYLMIVGSGINSVGGCALLYRSPDLKQWDYLHPIATGSWNGAVSSNPVDDGEMWECPDLFALDGKFVLIYSTLRRVFWQSGTLDPATLRFTPEKGGLLDLGDFYAPKTQLDANGRRILWGWIPEKRSEAAMREAGWSGMMSLPRVLRLSPDGTLRIQLLPELKTLRSDAGLPMTRSRAEVTLTLPVANGEITCKGKRGQPLHVSIQLAGNEILSIEYLPGLHAVRMADREVALDETHFPSLHLLVDGSIVEAIVSETMACTKRFYYDGDLAPDVTIHITGGVDSVECWKVRPISNDRLTT, from the coding sequence ATGAATCGAAGACAGTTCCTTCAAGCAACGTCAGCGGTATTAGCGCATCAAGGCTTGGCTCATGCAGCGATCCATGCAGTTGACGTAAACGAAACTTCCCTTGCTCGGGACCCGCGTCGCCCGCAGTTCCACTTGCTGCCAGCAAAGAACTGGATGAATGATCCAAATGGCCCCATCTACTTCAATGGCCGTTACCATATGTTCTTTCAGTACAACCCTCAAGCCGCCGTATGGGGCAACATGAGCTGGAACCATGCGGCCTCGCCCGACATGATCCACTGGGAGCATCTCCCTGTAGCGCTCGTACCCACTTCCGACGGCCCGGATTCTGCTGGTTGTTTCTCAGGATCGACCATCACTGTTCCCCACGGTGGCGGGCAGCGTGTTTACGCGTTGTACACAGGGGTCGTGCACGACAAGCAGAATGAAACGATTCGCAACGAAGGCCTGCGTGAATCGCAGTGCCTTGCGTGGTCGGACGACCCGATGTTGCGCACGTGGCAAAAACAAGCAGAACCCATTCTCCCAAGGCCTCCACAGGGCCTCCACATCACGGGCTTCCGCGATCCTTGCCTCTTGGAGCAAGACGGTAGCTATCTCATGATCGTCGGTTCAGGCATCAACTCCGTCGGCGGGTGCGCCTTGCTCTATCGCTCACCAGATCTGAAGCAATGGGACTATCTGCATCCCATTGCAACCGGAAGTTGGAATGGTGCCGTTTCCTCAAATCCAGTGGACGACGGCGAGATGTGGGAGTGCCCGGACCTATTTGCTCTGGATGGCAAGTTCGTGCTCATCTATTCAACCCTTCGTCGAGTCTTCTGGCAATCGGGGACACTTGATCCCGCCACACTCCGATTCACCCCGGAAAAGGGGGGCTTGCTCGACCTCGGTGATTTCTATGCACCGAAGACACAGTTGGACGCAAACGGTCGACGTATCCTATGGGGCTGGATCCCAGAGAAACGTTCCGAAGCGGCGATGCGCGAAGCGGGATGGTCCGGCATGATGAGTTTGCCGCGTGTATTGCGGCTCTCGCCGGATGGAACGCTCCGGATCCAACTACTACCAGAGCTCAAGACACTCCGCTCGGACGCAGGTCTTCCTATGACACGAAGTAGGGCGGAAGTCACATTAACTCTTCCCGTAGCAAACGGTGAGATCACTTGCAAGGGTAAGAGAGGCCAGCCTCTGCATGTCTCGATTCAACTCGCGGGAAACGAGATTTTGAGTATCGAATATCTCCCGGGCTTGCACGCGGTTCGGATGGCAGACAGAGAGGTTGCTCTCGATGAAACGCACTTCCCCTCCCTGCATCTTCTGGTTGACGGCTCTATCGTTGAAGCCATCGTGAGTGAAACGATGGCTTGTACCAAGCGCTTCTACTATGACGGTGACTTGGCACCGGATGTCACGATTCACATAACAGGGGGCGTGGATTCCGTTGAGTGCTGGAAAGTCAGGCCCATCTCGAACGATCGTCTTACCACATGA
- a CDS encoding enolase C-terminal domain-like protein — protein sequence MNSSAQITIGTVSAYVIPADAPEGDGTFSWDSTTLVLVELKCGDVIGLGYTYSHKAAALLARDLIDTAVARSDPFDTNAIFTKMRHEQRNYGREGVAATALSAVDVALWDLKAKMMGQPLVRVLGQMRDSAPVYGSGGFTTYTDAQLQQQLSGWVEQGIPRVKMKIGTHPEEDLRRVAVARESIGDDAELFVDANGAYSCKQALAFAKKFSEDDRVTWFEEPVSSDDLAGLHMLRTAGPAGMDIAAGEYGFTAMYLQRMLEAQAVDILQADAMRCGGVTGFMDVAALCDAHPLPMSAHCAPTLHTHLACAARPLRHVEYFHDHVRIERMFFDGFREPLDGALHPDLSRPGLGIDFKHRDAEKFRVDI from the coding sequence TTGAATAGTTCTGCTCAAATCACAATCGGTACCGTGAGTGCCTACGTCATCCCGGCGGACGCTCCGGAAGGTGATGGGACTTTCTCGTGGGATTCCACCACGCTTGTTCTTGTGGAATTGAAGTGCGGTGATGTTATTGGTCTTGGCTATACCTACAGCCACAAAGCTGCAGCTCTGCTTGCAAGAGATTTGATCGATACGGCGGTTGCTAGATCAGATCCATTCGATACCAATGCCATCTTTACGAAGATGCGTCACGAGCAGCGCAACTATGGGCGCGAGGGAGTTGCGGCGACTGCGTTGTCAGCGGTGGACGTTGCTCTGTGGGATCTGAAGGCAAAGATGATGGGGCAACCGCTGGTTCGGGTGTTGGGACAGATGCGTGATTCCGCGCCAGTCTATGGTTCTGGTGGATTCACGACGTATACGGATGCGCAGTTGCAACAACAGTTGAGCGGTTGGGTAGAACAGGGAATACCGCGCGTGAAGATGAAGATTGGGACCCATCCTGAAGAGGATCTGCGTCGCGTTGCGGTTGCTCGCGAATCCATCGGCGACGATGCTGAGTTGTTTGTTGACGCGAACGGCGCATACTCATGCAAACAGGCGCTGGCATTCGCGAAGAAGTTTTCAGAAGACGACAGAGTGACCTGGTTTGAAGAACCTGTAAGCTCTGATGATCTTGCGGGCTTACACATGCTGCGTACTGCAGGACCGGCCGGGATGGATATTGCAGCAGGCGAGTATGGTTTTACCGCAATGTATTTGCAACGCATGCTAGAAGCTCAGGCGGTCGATATTCTTCAGGCCGATGCAATGCGCTGTGGAGGCGTGACTGGCTTTATGGATGTAGCAGCACTCTGTGACGCGCACCCGCTTCCTATGTCGGCACACTGTGCGCCAACGTTGCATACGCACCTTGCTTGTGCCGCTCGCCCCTTACGACACGTGGAGTATTTTCATGACCACGTTCGTATTGAGCGCATGTTTTTTGATGGATTTCGAGAACCGCTGGATGGAGCCCTACACCCCGATCTGTCACGCCCAGGGTTAGGGATCGATTTCAAGCACAGAGACGCGGAAAAGTTCCGCGTGGACATATAG
- a CDS encoding thiamine pyrophosphate-dependent enzyme has protein sequence MDASDVLVERLIAWGVDTIFGLPGDGINGVMEALRKKQDKINFIHVRHEESAAFMACAYAKFTGKIGVCLATSGPGGIHLLNGLYDAKLDGAPVLAITGMQFTDVTGSFGQQDVQLDKVFIDVAVYNERIMSPTHVESTMDLAIRTAITQRGVAHVTIPIDTQMMEVKSSQRSERNVAHHSNAVYAITGNKPIEGDLQAASAVLNAGKRVAILAGAGALHATEELLQIAELLGAPIVKPLLGKATVPDDSPYTTGGIGLLGTAPSQNVMENCDTLLMVGTSYPYMEYLPKPGDCKCVQIDANAQRISLRYPAEVGLVGDSKKTLRELLPLLQRNEYRRFLEQAQSGMKDWNKIIETEGTDSASPMKPQVVGYELSKRTREDAIIVSDSGTNTTVWARYMQAKKGQKHSCSGNLATMAGGMPYAIAAQVAYPDRQVIAVIGDGGFTMLMGEIITAVTYKLPIKFVIIKNNTLGQIKWEQMVFEGNPEYQCDLLPIDFVSLARSVGAEGVRIDDQKTAGAKFDEALAISGPVIIECVVDPLTAMLPPKITAKQALKFTEALAKGEPNRLRIALTAAHDTVRQIV, from the coding sequence GTGGATGCATCGGACGTACTGGTAGAACGGCTAATCGCTTGGGGTGTGGATACGATTTTTGGGCTGCCCGGCGACGGCATCAACGGCGTGATGGAAGCGCTTCGGAAGAAGCAGGACAAGATCAACTTCATCCATGTTCGGCATGAAGAATCCGCTGCGTTTATGGCCTGCGCTTATGCGAAGTTCACCGGAAAGATCGGTGTGTGTCTGGCAACGAGCGGACCTGGCGGAATCCATCTCCTGAATGGTTTGTATGACGCAAAGTTAGACGGCGCACCGGTGTTGGCAATCACGGGTATGCAATTCACGGATGTTACCGGCTCATTCGGTCAACAGGATGTGCAGTTAGACAAAGTTTTTATTGATGTTGCTGTTTATAACGAGCGCATCATGAGTCCCACGCATGTTGAGTCAACCATGGACCTGGCAATCCGCACGGCGATCACCCAGCGTGGGGTAGCGCACGTGACAATCCCCATCGATACCCAAATGATGGAAGTGAAAAGTTCACAGCGTTCTGAGCGCAACGTGGCCCATCACAGTAATGCCGTCTATGCGATCACGGGGAACAAGCCCATCGAAGGCGACCTGCAAGCTGCCTCCGCTGTTTTGAATGCCGGAAAACGCGTCGCAATTCTTGCCGGGGCTGGTGCATTGCATGCGACCGAGGAATTGTTGCAGATTGCAGAACTGCTGGGAGCACCCATTGTGAAGCCGTTGTTGGGGAAGGCAACCGTGCCAGATGATTCTCCGTATACGACAGGCGGAATTGGCCTTCTGGGAACGGCTCCCTCACAAAACGTAATGGAAAACTGCGACACGCTGCTCATGGTTGGTACAAGCTATCCCTACATGGAATATCTGCCCAAGCCGGGCGATTGTAAGTGTGTCCAGATTGATGCGAATGCCCAACGCATCAGCTTGCGGTATCCGGCGGAAGTGGGCTTGGTAGGCGATAGCAAGAAGACACTTCGCGAGTTGTTGCCGCTGCTGCAGCGTAACGAATATCGCCGATTCCTCGAGCAGGCCCAGAGCGGTATGAAGGATTGGAACAAGATCATCGAAACGGAAGGTACGGACTCTGCCTCTCCCATGAAACCGCAAGTGGTGGGATACGAACTGAGCAAGCGTACGCGGGAAGACGCCATCATCGTTAGCGACAGCGGTACAAACACCACGGTGTGGGCTCGATACATGCAGGCGAAGAAGGGGCAGAAGCATTCGTGCAGTGGCAATCTGGCCACCATGGCTGGTGGTATGCCGTACGCGATTGCGGCTCAGGTTGCATATCCAGATCGGCAGGTGATTGCGGTGATTGGTGACGGCGGCTTCACCATGTTGATGGGCGAGATCATTACCGCAGTGACCTACAAGCTGCCTATCAAGTTCGTCATCATCAAAAACAACACTCTGGGGCAAATCAAATGGGAGCAGATGGTCTTTGAGGGCAACCCAGAATACCAGTGCGACTTGCTTCCCATTGACTTCGTCTCGCTTGCACGCTCCGTCGGTGCGGAAGGCGTTCGTATCGACGATCAGAAAACCGCGGGAGCGAAATTTGATGAGGCCCTGGCGATATCTGGTCCGGTGATCATTGAGTGCGTAGTAGACCCATTGACGGCGATGCTGCCTCCCAAAATCACTGCAAAGCAGGCATTGAAATTTACGGAGGCATTGGCGAAGGGTGAACCAAACCGTCTTCGCATTGCGCTGACTGCAGCACACGACACTGTAAGGCAAATTGTGTAA
- a CDS encoding NRAMP family divalent metal transporter produces the protein MTKRDVSTDGSAIEGSAPNGLQQFLKELGPGIITGAADDDPSGISTYSVAGASFGYATLWTALLSFPLMAAVQFMCAKLGMVTGCGLASVIRNRYPRWVLWLSCSLVIIANIFNIGADLGGMADAMQMMTGIHSYYWTPLFAAGIVALLFWTSYRLMARIFKWLTLVLFAYIITAFLAHPDWRTVAHSTFVPHIEWSKAYIAVLVAILGTTISPYLFFWQAAQEVEEDRAHGKITVAQRKGSTNAEIRSARIDVVTGMLLSNVVMYFLILTTAATLNAHGHKDIETAKQAAEALRPLAGGGAYWLFTLGMIGTGMLAVPVLAGSCAYAVAEGARWRAASLNLKPQLARKFYGIIGVSIAVGLALDFAHLNAVKMLFWSAILNGLLAPPLVVMVVLLTSDRKVMGDRTNTVGMKCLGWTCALIMTAAAIGLIVSSM, from the coding sequence GTGACGAAACGAGACGTTTCAACGGACGGCTCGGCAATTGAGGGATCGGCCCCGAATGGCCTTCAACAATTCCTGAAGGAACTCGGACCCGGCATCATTACCGGAGCTGCTGACGACGATCCTTCCGGGATATCGACTTACTCCGTTGCCGGGGCGTCCTTTGGATACGCGACGCTCTGGACGGCGCTGCTCTCCTTCCCACTGATGGCTGCTGTGCAATTCATGTGCGCCAAGCTGGGCATGGTTACAGGCTGCGGTCTGGCCAGTGTGATTCGCAACCGTTACCCGCGGTGGGTTCTGTGGCTGTCTTGCTCGCTGGTTATCATCGCGAACATCTTCAACATTGGCGCGGACTTGGGCGGCATGGCCGACGCCATGCAAATGATGACCGGTATCCATTCGTATTACTGGACACCGCTCTTTGCAGCCGGAATCGTCGCCCTTCTTTTCTGGACGTCGTACCGCCTGATGGCCCGGATTTTCAAATGGCTAACGCTTGTTCTCTTCGCATACATCATTACTGCGTTCCTCGCCCATCCCGACTGGCGCACAGTTGCCCATTCGACCTTCGTCCCACACATTGAATGGAGCAAGGCCTACATCGCCGTGTTGGTTGCGATCCTGGGAACCACGATCTCTCCCTATCTCTTCTTTTGGCAGGCGGCGCAGGAGGTGGAGGAAGATCGTGCGCATGGAAAAATCACGGTCGCACAACGAAAGGGTTCTACCAACGCAGAGATTCGCTCGGCGAGGATCGATGTGGTGACAGGCATGCTGCTCTCCAACGTCGTGATGTACTTCTTGATCCTGACAACGGCTGCGACGCTGAACGCTCACGGTCATAAAGATATCGAGACCGCTAAGCAAGCGGCGGAAGCGCTTCGCCCCTTGGCTGGCGGAGGAGCATATTGGCTTTTTACCCTGGGCATGATCGGGACGGGAATGCTTGCGGTTCCAGTTCTTGCCGGCTCGTGCGCCTACGCCGTCGCAGAGGGTGCGAGATGGAGGGCGGCATCCCTGAACCTCAAACCCCAGCTCGCTCGGAAATTCTATGGGATTATTGGGGTCTCGATCGCGGTGGGTCTCGCGCTGGACTTCGCTCATTTGAACGCAGTGAAGATGCTCTTCTGGTCAGCTATCCTCAACGGCCTTTTGGCACCTCCCCTCGTTGTTATGGTTGTCCTGCTCACAAGCGACAGGAAGGTGATGGGCGACCGGACGAACACGGTCGGCATGAAATGTCTTGGTTGGACGTGCGCCCTCATCATGACCGCGGCTGCCATCGGCCTCATCGTATCTTCGATGTGA
- a CDS encoding ferritin-like domain-containing protein, which yields MALKTVLLDELRDMYSAENQLVKALPKLAKGAKDKALKAAFQSHLEETKGQVLRLRSVFALLGEKPTGQHCNGMEGVIEEGADALEKDEEGASFDVGIVGAALRTEHYEIAGYEACIAMAQGLGERKIVSLLTANLREELAAAKKITKIGVPLIKKSSTEPEPEPKPKTGKEKYSAKKSKEDETKAARDL from the coding sequence ATGGCATTGAAGACAGTACTTCTGGATGAATTGCGCGATATGTACAGCGCGGAAAACCAACTCGTGAAGGCTCTACCAAAGCTCGCGAAGGGCGCGAAAGATAAGGCGCTTAAGGCAGCTTTCCAATCGCATCTGGAAGAGACCAAGGGCCAAGTCTTGCGGCTCAGGAGCGTCTTTGCATTGCTTGGTGAGAAACCGACTGGCCAACATTGCAACGGCATGGAAGGCGTGATTGAAGAGGGTGCAGACGCTCTGGAGAAGGACGAAGAAGGAGCTTCCTTCGACGTGGGAATCGTCGGTGCCGCGCTCCGTACGGAACATTACGAGATCGCGGGCTATGAGGCATGCATTGCGATGGCGCAGGGACTGGGTGAGCGCAAGATCGTGTCACTGCTGACGGCCAATCTGCGCGAGGAGCTCGCAGCCGCTAAGAAGATCACGAAGATCGGCGTACCGCTCATCAAAAAGTCTTCCACGGAGCCTGAGCCGGAGCCAAAACCCAAAACGGGCAAGGAGAAATACTCCGCGAAGAAAAGCAAGGAAGACGAAACCAAGGCCGCACGAGATCTATAA